A single region of the Lycium barbarum isolate Lr01 chromosome 2, ASM1917538v2, whole genome shotgun sequence genome encodes:
- the LOC132627254 gene encoding DEAD-box ATP-dependent RNA helicase 10-like → MEESKEEVKSFKELGVCDQLIEACDNLGWKTPSKIQAETLPHAFEAKDLIGLAQTGSGKTGAFAIPILQALLDSPHAFFACVLSPTRELAIQIAEQFEALGSGIGVKCAVLVGGIDQVQQSIALGKRPHIIVATPGRLLDHLSNTKGFSLRTIKFLVLDEADRLLNEDFEKALDQILNAIPRERRTYLFSATMTKKVRKLQRACLRNPVKIEAASKYSTVDTLKQQYRFLPAKYKDCYLIYILTEMSGSTSMVFTRTCDATRLLALLLRNLGLRAIPISGQMTQAKRLGALNKFKAGECNILICTDVASRGLDIPSVDMVINYDIPTNSKDYIHRVGRTARAGRSGVAISLVNQYELEWYIQIEKLIGKKLPEYPAEEEEVLLLLERVTEAKRISLMKIKETGGKRKHRGGGDDGDEEVNRYLGVKNGKISKKPKRK, encoded by the exons ATGGAAGAATCCAAAGAAGAAGTGAAGTCTTTCAAAGAATTAGGAGTTTGTGATCAATTGATTGAGGCTTGCGATAATTTGGGTTGGAAAACCCCTTCTAAGATTCAAGCTGAAACTCTGCCTCATGCATTTGAAG CCAAAGACTTAATTGGTCTGGCGCAAACGGGTTCTGGAAAGACTGGAGCTTTTGCAATTCCTATACTACAAGCTCTATTAGATTCTCCACATGCCTTTTTTGCCTGCGTTCTCTCTCCAACAAG AGAGCTCGCGATTCAAATTGCTGAACAGTTTGAAGCTTTAGGATCCGGTATTGGAGTAAAATGTGCAGTG CTGGTTGGAGGGATAGATCAAGTACAACAGAGCATTGCCCTTGGGAAACGGCCTCACATTATT GTTGCAACACCTGGTCGCCTATTGGATCATCTTTCCAATACTAAAGGGTTTTCTCTTCGTACGATAAAGTTCTTG GTATTAGATGAGGCAGATAGGTTGCTAAATGAGGATTTTGAAAAGGCTCTTGATCAGATTTTGAATGCTATTCCTCGGGAACGAAGGACTTATCTGTTTTCTGCTACAATGACTAAAAAG GTACGGAAACTTCAGAGGGCTTGTTTGAGAAATCCTGTTAAG ATTGAAGCTGCATCTAAATATTCCACAGTTGATACACTGAAGCAGCAGTATCGTTTTCTACCTGCTAAGTATAAG GACTGCTATCTTATCTATATTCTGACTGAGatgtctggtagtacatcaatggtTTTCACCCGTACATGTGATGCAACTCGTCTTCTAGCTTTGCTGCTTCGAAATCTTGGCTTGAGAGCCATACCTATTAGTGGTCAGATGACTCAG GCAAAAAGGCTTGGAGCTCTAAACAAATTTAAGGCCGGAGAGTGCAATATCCTTATCTGCACTGATGTGGCCAGTCGAGGACTGGATATCCCATCTGTTGATATGGTTATCAACTATGATATTCCAACAAACTCAAAG GATTATATACATAGAGTGGGAAGAACTGCACGAGCAGGACGTTCTGGGGTTGCCATATCATTAGTGAATCAGTATGAGTTGGAGTGGTATATACAGATAGAAAAGCTTATTG GGAAGAAACTACCTGAGTATCCTGCAGAGGAAGAGGAGGTTTTGCTACTCTTGGAGCGTGTAACAGAAGCCAAGAGGATCTCCCTGATG AAAATCAAAGAAACTGGTGGGAAAAGGAAACACAGAGGTGGTGGAGATGATGGTGACGAGGAGGTTAATAGATACTTGGGAGTTAAGAACGGGAAGATATCAAAGAAGCCAAAGAGGAAATGA